In Myxococcus stipitatus, the genomic window GAGTTCTGTCCTCGGGACTCCGAGCGCGCGAAGAAGGCGCGGGTGTCTCGTGACGGTGACGATGGATGAGCGGAAGGCGCGAGACGTCCAGGGCATCCTGCTGGGGCTGGCGGTGGTCGTGGGCGCTCTGTGCGTCGCGTGCGTGCTGATGATGCGATACGTGGAGCCCCAGCTCCAGGACCGCTCCAGGCTCGACTTGAGGCATCTGCGGAAGTACGCGGACTCCTTCTTCGACAAGCGAGGGCGGTACCCGAGCACCGAGGAGGGATTCCAGTCGCTGGTGGACGTGGGGCTCCTGGAGCGGCTTCCCGAGGACCC contains:
- a CDS encoding type II secretion system protein GspG — encoded protein: MDERKARDVQGILLGLAVVVGALCVACVLMMRYVEPQLQDRSRLDLRHLRKYADSFFDKRGRYPSTEEGFQSLVDVGLLERLPEDPWGRRYHYRLDGDTPVFATYGRDGVPGGEGANSDLFMVGQPRTAPSPSNSHASGSGSEALYCQGPTQARH